CGTCTCCAACGTGCTCAACCGGCCCGGCCGCGTCTCCCAGCGCACGCGGCGTCACGTGGAGCAGGTGATCGCGCGCCTCGGCTACGTGCGCAGTGAGTCCGCCCGTCAGCTGCGAGCGGGCCGCAGCCGTGTCGTGGCCGTGCTCGTCCTCGACATGGGCAACCCCTTCTTCGTCGACCTGGCCCGGGGGGCCGAGCGGACGGCCCGGGAGGCGGGCCTCGCCGTCACGCTGTGCAACAGCGCGCAGAGCGCGCGGAAGGAGGCGGAGTACCTCGAACTCTTCGCCGAACAGCGGGTCCGCGGGGTGCTGGTCACCCCCGCCGATCCCAGCGGGCGCAGCCTGGGTGACTTCCGGCGGCACGGGATCCCGTTCGTTCTCGTGGACCGGGTGGCCGTCGGCACGGAGGGCTGTTCCGTCTCGGTCGACGACGTCACCGGCGGCGCCCTGGCCGTCCGCCACCTCACCGGTGCGGGACACAGCTCCCTCGCCTACGTCAGCGGACCGCCCCACCTCAGGCAGGTGCAGGACCGCCGGACGGGGGCGCTGGAGGCCGTCGCCCAGGCCGGTCTGCCGCCCACGGCGTTGCGGGAGATCCCCACCGAGCGCCTCGACGTGGCCGCCGGACGGGACGCGGGGGCGAGACTGCTGGGTCTGGCGGAGCGGCCCACCGCCGTCTTCTGCGCCAACGACCTGCTGGCCCTCGGAGTGCTCCAGTTCATGTACACGGCCGGGGTCAAGGTCCCCGACGACCTGGCCATCGTCGGGTACGACGACATCGAGTTCGCCGCCGCGGCGACCGTACCGCTGACCTCCGTCCGCCAGCCCGCGCGCACGATGGGGACCATGGCCGCCGACCTCCTCCTCCAGGAGGCCGGTGACCGGGCGGACGAGCACCGT
This region of Streptomyces ambofaciens ATCC 23877 genomic DNA includes:
- a CDS encoding LacI family DNA-binding transcriptional regulator produces the protein MTHSTPAVGIKDVAREAGVSVGTVSNVLNRPGRVSQRTRRHVEQVIARLGYVRSESARQLRAGRSRVVAVLVLDMGNPFFVDLARGAERTAREAGLAVTLCNSAQSARKEAEYLELFAEQRVRGVLVTPADPSGRSLGDFRRHGIPFVLVDRVAVGTEGCSVSVDDVTGGALAVRHLTGAGHSSLAYVSGPPHLRQVQDRRTGALEAVAQAGLPPTALREIPTERLDVAAGRDAGARLLGLAERPTAVFCANDLLALGVLQFMYTAGVKVPDDLAIVGYDDIEFAAAATVPLTSVRQPARTMGTMAADLLLQEAGDRADEHRHEHVVLQPELVVRGSSLPGR